The Pseudanabaena sp. PCC 6802 genomic interval GTTAATCAATTTTCCTCTAATGCGCTTCGGTAAAATCCTGGACGCTCCTGTTCGCCTCACCTGAACTCCATCTACGAATTCTTCCTTTGGGGCATCTATTTGACTAAAGGCATAACCGGGCTTACCCGTATATACCTGAACGGGCTGACCTTGATTGACTAAAGCAACTGCTAGCTCCTCGATCAATTGACCGGTAGCAGCGTAATCTGGCGGATAAAACTGGGTTAGGATGGTTATCTTTTGTTTTGTAGTATCCTTCTGTTTAATTTGTTTTGGCGGAACATCGATTACTGGCGAAAGCACCCTATTGGAAAATGACATCAGAAGGTTAAACATACACCCACCACACGCTGAGAGAGCATTACTTTGCGTTAGATATCTAACACATTTTGTTCGATTTTCAACATTCAGGATTCAAGACCGACGATCCGCAAACGCAGAAACAATAATTTAAACTGTTGCATATAGCATCCAGATCCACTTTTGATGTGGGGATTTGCAGTAAATCACAGCGGTTTTTTCTATAGGACTTAAACAATAACTCATTTGTTCCACATAAATTTATCAAAAAACACAATATTGTGAATTATTTGACTCATGCTATAGCGGTTTTCAGATGAAAACGAGAAGGGGGTTTGGGGGCGTTGCCCCCAAGAAGGGGTGGAACCCCTTCACCCCGTCAATAAAACCTGTTCTCAATTGAAAAACGCTATATGCAAAGAAAAAAATAATTACGCTTGAGATTTTGGCCTCTTGTAGCAGCAGGACAAGTTAGAGGTAAAGCTACGTAGTAGCTAAAGTAAAAGGGGGTAACTGAACAGAATTTGGTATTAAAGAGATAATAGCGTCTCTATTGTAACTAGATCGTATCCGTTCTCACAAATGTTACACAAAAATCGAATTTCTGTTGCCAAATTAACTCTCCCTTCGATCGGTTGAAGTTATCGCAGCTTATGATGGCTTAAGTCTTTTGAGTTTTTTGCTGCTTTCTGTAGGTGCATAGTGGCGATATTTGTAGTAAACTCTGGGGGTTGCTCCGTTGGCAACCAGTCCTAACACGTTGATGTCTGACTTGTCTAAAAGTTTTTTGGCAACGCTCGCATCAGGAGAACTGAGTAACTCTGGTCTGGCCACAATTAATACACCATCAGCTTGCTTGCTTAACACCATGGCATCTGCTACTGGTAATAGAGGTGGTGTATCGAGAATTACATAATCGTAGATATCGGCCCATTTTTCCATTAGAGCAGACATGCGTTGAGATTTTAGTAGTGATAATGATAGCGTGTTAGAGGGTAGCTTACCTGCTAATAATAGATTTAAATTAGGTATTACAGTGTGGATTACGGACCCCTCAGGTGTTTGTCCCGCTAATAAATCGGTTAATCCTAACCCGTGCGGTATATCCCAAATTGCATGTTGAGAAGGATGCCGCATATCCGTATCTATAAGTAAAACGTGTTTTCCTAACTGCGCTGCGATCGCTGCTAGGTTTGCTGAAACCGTCGATTTGCCTTCTGAGGGAACTGAGCTAGTAATTAATATGACCTTTAAAGGACAATTCGCGTTCAGGAATTCTAACTTTGTTTGCAGCATGCGATACGTCTCGCTAATTTGGGAACCAGGCTCAGCGCATACGATCGCATCTTGCCTACCCACCCATTTCCTGCCAAATTTAGGGAGAACGCCGAGTAAGGGATAACTATCAAACGCGCGTTCTAAATCGTCTGTAGTTCTAAGTAGGGTATCCATACTTTGCAAGGCAATTGCTGTAGCGATCGCTACAGCCAATCCCAGCAATCCACTCATCATCAGATTACTTTTGAGCTTGGAGGCGATCGGTTGAGTAGGCTCGACCGCTGACGAGAGTACGCGCGCGTTACTAACCTTCTGATTCTCTACTAACTGCACTTCTTGCAGTCTTTTTAACAGGCTTTCATAGGTAATGCGATTGACTGCAATCTTGCGTTCCAGGGATTGCTGTTCTTGTTCTAGTTTAGGTATGACCCGCAAGCGATCGCTGTACGTATTAAGCGACCGTTCCAGAGTGTCTAACTGTTGCTGGAGGCCGCTGCGATTGATTTCAGATTTGACTAGATCGGACATCAGAGCAAGATCTAGCCCGCCGACTTGTAAATCTTTAGAATTTATAGATTTACCACCGCCAATCACTTCAGCAACTCGCTGCTGCAGCAGGGTTTGCAAAGTAGTTTGTTGGCGTTTTAGCCTTTTGATAATAGGATGGCCGTCACTATACTGTGTGCTTTGGACTGCTAATTGCTGTTCGACTTTTTGGAGTTCGGCAAAAGTTTGCTTTACTGGTTCCGATGCGCTCAGCGTGCTGAGGAGAGTAGCCTGGTTGGTACTGATTCCCAGTCGCGATCGCATAGCTCTTATAGATGCTTCCAGATTAGAGATCTGAGCCTTGAGGTCTGTAATTTGTTTGTCTGTTCCTATGACTACTCCGATCGAGGACGAAGACTCTTGGGCTAGCGCGGTTACCCTATTTTTTTCCTTAAACCTACGCAGGGCAAGTTCGGAATCTACTAAATCCTTTTCGACGTTGGGTAGCTGAGACAAAATAAACTTCCTGGCCGTAACAGACTCTGCCTGGTTTGCTTGCAAATCGTTGGCAATGTAACTCTTCATCAACGCATTGACCACCTCAGCAGGTTCTTTGGGGTTTTCGCTTTGATATGAAACTTTTAAAATATTCGTGTCAGGGCTGGGAATTACACTCAACCCATCCGTAATGTCAATGTCCTTAAATGCGGGGTCGAGCGACTTGACCGCCAGCTCTACTACGGGGGCAGACAGGATAACCCGAGCTTCGGTTTGTAAATTTGTCTGTTTTTTTTCCTCATCGCCGATCCCTGTCAATCGCGCCGCTCTATCTACTTTAAAAATTAGCTCGCCACTGGCTTCATACAAAGGCTTTTGCCGAGATGCTAAATATGCTGAAATGCCAAAGACACCAACAAAAACAATAGTTGCAGGTAGCCATTGACGGCGTAGAGTCGTTAATAGACCGATCAGAGGATTGCTATCTTCCTGTTGACGGATCTTTTGAGGGACGTTCAGTTCAAGGAGATTCATAGGTTAGCATGCGAAAACAGCCGTTACGTAAAGTGCTCGAGCAGCTAACAGATCGACCTCAGGTGCCAAGCGACCTGTTGAAGCTTTGGGGGAGCTAATATGATGTGACCTTATACTCCGCTTGAAGTTCCACAACCTGCCTCCAGATAAGCATTTACATTTCGCTTAATCTATATCCTGACAATAGATCGTCAATAACTAACCCAATGAATATACTCCTACAATTAATTCATGACAAGTAACGATCTAACTGTAGCCGTAGACAGATCTGTTAGGACAGGGGGTGTGGGGGCTGCGCCCCCACGCAGGGTTTTCCCCCCTGCACCCCGTCCTAAGCCTATTGGCTATAGCTATATTTGTGGATATGGCAATCCGAAATGATTTGTGCAAGTCAGCGATTGGCGGTCGGCGCAGAAATTTTACAACTCAGATAGGAGTGCTAGAGTAAACCCTTTATTTGTAGCGGTAAAGTCATACTAAGACCCCAGTTTAAAGGCCTCAAGACACATGCCATACAGTACGCCTATCTTGAGGCAATTTAGCATAGTTGATGGTAGCGATCGCTTTGCCAGACTACCATCGGGTAAAACCTGCCGACTGGGGCTGTAGACAAAATGACTGATTAGCTCGGACAGTATGACGATCAGACCAGCGGTGAAAGTATCCCAGTCCGATCTAGCTCCAAAGGAAGTGGTGAAGATCGATGCTAACAGGAAGCCAAACAGCAGACTAATGACGGATAAAGACGTTCGCCGCCAGGGAT includes:
- a CDS encoding GumC family protein; amino-acid sequence: MNLLELNVPQKIRQQEDSNPLIGLLTTLRRQWLPATIVFVGVFGISAYLASRQKPLYEASGELIFKVDRAARLTGIGDEEKKQTNLQTEARVILSAPVVELAVKSLDPAFKDIDITDGLSVIPSPDTNILKVSYQSENPKEPAEVVNALMKSYIANDLQANQAESVTARKFILSQLPNVEKDLVDSELALRRFKEKNRVTALAQESSSSIGVVIGTDKQITDLKAQISNLEASIRAMRSRLGISTNQATLLSTLSASEPVKQTFAELQKVEQQLAVQSTQYSDGHPIIKRLKRQQTTLQTLLQQRVAEVIGGGKSINSKDLQVGGLDLALMSDLVKSEINRSGLQQQLDTLERSLNTYSDRLRVIPKLEQEQQSLERKIAVNRITYESLLKRLQEVQLVENQKVSNARVLSSAVEPTQPIASKLKSNLMMSGLLGLAVAIATAIALQSMDTLLRTTDDLERAFDSYPLLGVLPKFGRKWVGRQDAIVCAEPGSQISETYRMLQTKLEFLNANCPLKVILITSSVPSEGKSTVSANLAAIAAQLGKHVLLIDTDMRHPSQHAIWDIPHGLGLTDLLAGQTPEGSVIHTVIPNLNLLLAGKLPSNTLSLSLLKSQRMSALMEKWADIYDYVILDTPPLLPVADAMVLSKQADGVLIVARPELLSSPDASVAKKLLDKSDINVLGLVANGATPRVYYKYRHYAPTESSKKLKRLKPS
- a CDS encoding DUF565 domain-containing protein, coding for MQNTRLNTLVNVSQARLARWLGNPWRRTSLSVISLLFGFLLASIFTTSFGARSDWDTFTAGLIVILSELISHFVYSPSRQVLPDGSLAKRSLPSTMLNCLKIGVLYGMCLEAFKLGS